The genome window tctccaccccccaccccctccttcctctctgtctctctctcttcccctcccgcagccaaggctccattggagcaaagatgacccaggcgctggggatggctccttggcctctgccccaggcgctagagtggctctggtcgcggcagagtgacgccccggaggggcagagcatcgccccctggtgggcagagcgtcgcccctggtgggcgtgccgggtggatcccggtcgggcacatgcgggagtctgtctgactgtctctccccgtttctagcttcagaaaaatgcaaaaaaaaaaataataataataaataaaataaaataaaataaaataaatgaagcagGATATTGGCATCATTGCTGAGACCTGGTGGTCTGTCAAGTCATCCACAGTAGTGAAATGTAGGCAGAAAACAGGCATGATTCCTGTGGAATCCCCTAAGGTCAACCTGGAAGAAGAGCACAAACCAAACGTGGTATTTGAACTAGTCTGGTACTGTCACTGGCCTTCCCAAATCAGTTTAATTTGAAAGACTTTGTGGCTACAGATATCAATTTAactatttagagaggagagagagaaggagggaaggtcaggaagcatcaactcccatatgtgccttgacaaggcaagtccTAAAATTGCTGCAGTATTGCTAACTAATGTCAAAATGGAACCAGAaagtgatgatgatgacaatgactgATAACCATGACATCCAAGAGGAACAAGCGATGATGGAACAGTGAACACTTCCCAAGTCATTCCAAGTGCAGAATGTGTCGACAAGCCTTTCCCTGAAAGCAGATGATCCTGATGAGGTGTTTACTTCATGGGACAGATAAATATTTAGTGACCACTGCAACAAAGATTTGCAAAAACTATAACAAAGTTGCAAAAATACTGCTTTTTATAAAGTCTGTGAAATGGAAGACTTAATGATTACTTGTATAAACAAAGCCCTAGTGAGTGTTTAAATGTGAATGTTTCACTCATAACATTTACTTCACACTACGGTTGCAGAATTTCCATGCCAAATATTATTATATTGTCACTAATTTCAGCCTTTCTTTAGAAGGTTTCTTTTCctaccatctctctcccttctaaccACCCCTACCCCATCTTCAGCATTAGGTGGCAGGGAAGATAACAGCCTTTGCCTAATAATACCCAGAAGAGAAATATATTCACAAAATGTTGGCCCTCCAGCTGGGAGAACCAGAAGGCAAAAAACACACTTATATTTAATAGGATATATTTAGAGGAATTCAGAGAAAAGTGGATATTCGTAGTAAGGAGATAGCAGAGCAGCCCTTCCCACTCGGCAAAGGGGAAGTGAGGACAAACAGCTACTTACCCTTACTGCGTGGTACTAGTGCttgggctggggaggaaggggagagaagcatgaAGGGATGGATAGTGGGACTGGGGTGAAGCTGTAGGAGAAACTGAGCAAAAGAATGCTAGTACTTCTCTCAGATTGTTGTCCTGAAAGGGCTATTGGAAGGTGAGAAAGAGTGAAAAGCTGAAGGAAATAGAGAAGGGTGTGGATAACCCATTGGCCATTCCTAGCCTAATACTTCCTTCATGTAACAAGCTACACTGTGATTCATAACAACAAGTAATTCTCCAGGCTTCCTTACGAAGGAAAACAACTTTGCCCACCTCGCTGGTTTGTTCTgagagttgaaaaataaaatcaccgTTTTGCCAAACAAAACTCAAGGCACCATTTACAAAGTATGTGTTATACACAGTAATAAAATAACTAACAATCACTTTTGGTATATATATCTGGactagaatttaaaaacaaattaatacagtttttaaaaaaagcattatcAAAAAACAATCATGAAGgaaaaaatctcattttatttttaggttataaATCATTTGTCAAGATGTCTTCAGCATCTGAGCCTCCGGACTTTAAAAAGGAACCACCCAAAGAAAAAGACTTTCAAACCCCAGGACTCAGAGGGGTCCGCACAACAACCTTGTTTCGAGCTGTGAATCCAGAGCTCTTCATTAAACCTGTAAGAAATGTATAGGAGAAGACTTATTTAACTAGTCTATCAGAAATACTAAGTTATTTTCCTGAGAAATGTGATTTTACCATGGAAATTTTATGTTGACTCTTAAGATCTCTCTGAATAATGCAGATGGAAGGAAAATCTTAAATGCTTTTTCACTAAATACATatctaaaatgaattatttaaaaggcATTTGAGAAGTTTAATGGAAAATGGTTGTACTCTCATGGATCAACTtttcaaatttctatttaaaatgttaatactgTATTAATTTGAAGGAAATTTTTTGTTTGATCAGGTACTATTCTGATTATTATTATAGATTACAATTCCAGCTTTTATTAATGATGTTTTTCCCAAAGGCATATTACAAACGTTTTGTGAAAAATTTCAAGATGTAATTTGTACACTGTTAGGGAGTTAGCTTATCATTTATAGTCTTGATGCAAAATGttgaatatatttgataaattttacttttaaataaatataaatcttatttttaaataaatgtaaattaaatcaaattataaaatatattcaaatgtatTGAATTTGTTTAGAATTATAATAACATAGGTGCCAGCATAAACTCTTGTACAGTAAAATAGGTCAGTTTAACAATCAAATCATTAAATCAAGgtagaatgttttaaaaactttgaactaatgtgtattttttttcttttttttccttctttttcaagtgagagtagggaagatagagagacagattccctcatgtgccctgactgggatccacctggcaatccccatctggggctgatgctctgcccatctggggtcacgattgcaatggagctatttttactgcctgaggtggaggctctactgagccatcctcagcacccaggctgatgtgcttgaaccaatcgagccatggctacaggagaaaaagagagacagagacagagaaggaaaaggggggaggattgaagaagcagatagtcgcttctcttgtgtgccctcactgggaattgaacccaagacatccacacgccaggccaatgctctaccactgagccaatcggccagggcctgatgtgtATTTTTAATTGCCAAATGCATTTTAAGAATTGCAAATTTAAACTGTTCTGAATTTGTGGCCTTTCTTAAAATGACCATCCAAATGAAAAATTTTGACCTTTATTCTTTTAAGATTTGAACTAGCAGTAAACAGCAGGTATGGTGACAGAAACAGAATTCCATTTGAAATGCATATTGTAGCTCTGCACCACACTGACCTAGGGAAGGCCCATTTGTGTAGTGAGAACACACAAAAAGGAGGCTCTGaactataataataaagataCACACTTCTGTGGAGTTGTGAACATTTttcctacatttaaaaaattttttaaaattcaaggcTAATTGCTTTGCCTTTTAAGAGTGTTGGATTTTCCGGCAGAAAATCAAGGCTATTATAACAGCATCGTATCTGTTTCAATCACTAAATTTCTTAAGATGCTATCATCCAGAGAAGAGtgtccaggggtctccaaactttttacacagggggccagttcactgtccttcagaccattggagggctgccaaatacagtggtcctctcactgaccaccaatgaaagaggtgccccttccagaagggcagtgggggctggataaatggcctcaaggggccgcattgcggcccgccggccgtagtttggggacacctggtgtAGACATTGCCATTTTTGCTGTACCTAACACATGACATGAAAGGCTTTTTGTTAGTTCATGAACTCAGGAGAGAATAGCATGTATAGTTCATACCTCACTtcctaataaaattaatttaaggaagttaagcaacttcttttttttttttaatttttttttttattatttattttttattttttagagaggatagagagacagagagaagggggaggagctggaagcatcaactcccatatgtgccttgaccaggcagggctttgaaccagcaacctcagcgtttccaggttgacgctttacccactgcgccaccacaggtcaggcagcaactTCTTTATGACACACAGATAAGTGAAAACACCAGACCAATTTCCTTGTCTCTTGTTTCCTCTGTCCCTTTCCCAGTCGTCACCTTTCTGAAGGTGGAGGTCTGAGATGTCCAGGCTATAGACAGAAGAAAGACTGGATAGGAGAATCAAGAGTCTTCTCTAATCTCTAAATTATCAGGAGTtgagtaaattaaataaagaactagataaattattataattaaaaatattataggtaTGCTAATAAAGACTTGGTTTTTCAAGAGGAAAATGCAACAGATAATTTTGTTCTCAAATTATTAGTCTTAATGaggctttgtaattttttttctttgacagaacAAACCTGTAATGGCTTTCGGATTGATAACCCTTTCACTATGTGTGGCTTATATTGGTTATCTACATGCAACACAAGAGAATAAAAAGGACCTCTATGAAGCTATTGATAGTGAGGGGCACAGTTATATGAGGAGGAAGACATCTAAATGGGATTAATAGTGCTGGTTACTATGGATGGAACTATCTTAAGGGCTCTGGAATCATCAAATGATAGACTTTATAATTGTACAACATCATGTTTCTTGTGCTGTTGCATCCAAACATGCActgtagtaaatttttttttcaaagctgcAGGCATTATCTTATTCTTTTTCCACAGAAAACTtctcaatgtattttttaaattatcttataaAAGTGCCATTGAGAACAGAAGTCGTTTTTGTTAATTATTAAGTTCTATGTAATAAAAGTACTCAGTGTTGTTAAATTTGTATGgcgtttttaatatttttaggtgAATTGTGAAATTGTCAggatttagttttgttttgctgtttgaaaaaaaaaagtttattttttacctGGAATAGAACCTATATTTATGAAGAAAAGGAAGTGATTATAAATTATTGTAAAGCCTGAAGTCAATGTTAAAGACAAGTAGTTTTTATAGAGTCTCAGATAGttcatatattttggtttttcatttcagctgtttggttcagaattttattttatttgaaaagatacTTTCACTCAACTACTAAAACCAAGATGAAATGAGAGAATAACCTAAAGTAATtggagtatttaaaaaaaaaaatggagaaaattccagactggttAAGATTACACTTTTGGAAGAGATTGAAACTACAATTAAATCAGtacaggttatgacagtctcaacatacaacgttttgagtttacaatgctcactctcccattaaaacttaaaaaaaatgaaatgtgttttggcttatgccattagtgtcctacttacagactacgtgggcaaactagtttggttgcgtggtggaagaatatgcagtaacatggtgtatgagtgagggagttggccccTTCCAGTGTaaaagccaaccacaggaataaaggagATTCTATTATGGTGACGGTGTAGActgatgttccaactgccacttccTGGGACCAAATTGGatcacaacttaatttaagaacagtcatcttgaaaaaccaattttgcaTTAAATAAAGAGGAATCTAtgaggatcacagaagaagccatgaGACttgtaggaggggtggagacaaGAACAGGGCTGTCCAGCTCACAGGAGTGAGCAGGAATGGAGGGTCCAGAGGAACTCTCACTGTGGAGGGAGGGGTTTCCCtaagaggggagggtcctaagccccaggccaaGTGCCCCAGCCTAGAGATCCAGAGCCTAGTaaaggcacccacacagcatttggcggtgaaaagagcagagatttctgtctgagagaaagagacaaagctcTAGGAgacgcaggctccatcttaaagggccagcacagaaagtctcattcacagccacttactccgggctgcagcagagggagggctgatAAGACTAGAGTTGCGGGGGGAGAGTTGGTGGCCCAGAGAGAGACATCatgggggacagccactggaacccctgtgctgagtcattctctaatactgtagttgccatctttttttttttttttttgtatttttctgaagttggaaacggggaggcagtcagacagactcccgcatgcacctgactgggatccaccctggcatgcccaccagggggcaatgctccacccatctggggcatcactgttgcaaccagagccattctagtgcctgaggcagaggccacagagccatcctcagtgcccaggccaactttgctccaatggagccctggctgcgggaggggaagagagagacagagaggaaggagagggggaggggtggagaagcagatgggcacttctcctgtgtgccctggccggaaatcaaacccaggactcctgcacgccaggccgatgctgtaccactgagccaaccggccagggcctgcagttgccatcttttttgAGTGGAGTAATCCCCTCTTtgtagcatcagcctggggaaaagcaactgccccccccccgggagtctctcctgccccatccCATGGAGACTGGACTATTCTGAAAAGTAAACTAGGAAGCAAGGGGTGAATccttgactc of Saccopteryx bilineata isolate mSacBil1 chromosome 1, mSacBil1_pri_phased_curated, whole genome shotgun sequence contains these proteins:
- the SMIM8 gene encoding small integral membrane protein 8, whose product is MSSASEPPDFKKEPPKEKDFQTPGLRGVRTTTLFRAVNPELFIKPNKPVMAFGLITLSLCVAYIGYLHATQENKKDLYEAIDSEGHSYMRRKTSKWD